The Mauremys reevesii isolate NIE-2019 unplaced genomic scaffold, ASM1616193v1 Contig6, whole genome shotgun sequence genome includes the window GGGCAGCAAGTTTCAGAGTTAACATCCCATTGAGATGCATGGAGCAGTTCCCCCTTCTGAGCTattggctcaggctctctgcagactcaggcaggtgcTGCTATGTTGGttacactcaggtcacatttccCAGCAACCACAAGGAACAGAGACTTTTGTCTATGTGACTGTACtgcaatcacatgactccaggatctgagGCCCCAAACATGCACTATAGTGCCTGGACCTTGGTCAGGGCTCTCTGGGCATATAGAGTTAGGTTCCTAGATTTATACTGGGCACCTGAATGGCAGTGGCCTGTGACAGTTTGGGGAATACATACCTGCATCAACTCCTGGGTCCCTATTTGTTTTGTGACAGACCATTTGATCGCAAATTTTAACATCAGTGCCTTGTTGCAGATTCAGAGGCCTCACCGACTAAGTCACTCAAACCTGCTGGCTGCAATCCTCCGGCTCCCTCCTtttcccaggggtgggggtggtgtcAGACACCCCAGGGGCCTTGCTGAagagggctggggaaggacagCAAGTGTCCCAGCTGAAATCCCAGCGCGCTGCAAGGGCACCTCTGGCTGTGGCGGGCTCTGTCTCCGGCCCAGCACCGCACTGCGGGGAGGAGCCGAGAGTTCCGGGACACGCCGGCTCCCATCAGTCTCTGATACACGCAGGACGTGAATGGACCAGGGTCGTGTCTGGTTGTTTCAGTAGCACTGAATGGTGGATCCACCTGAACTTAAACAGCTCAGATACCAGAAACCCCAAGCCCAGGGAATTAGTAAACAGGGATGAGAGACTTACAGGAGGTTGAATTCGGTGCCATTGGTCCatttccagggctgcccctgctccttctGGAGGCCAATCCAGTGGTCATGGACACCCTTATAGCGCAGCAGGAACATCTTAAAGAAAGCCGAGGAACATTATAGATCAGTCCCAGCtctggtgccccctccccccagggctctgtgctgcagAGAATCCCAGTCACACATTGAAGGGGCTCAATTTATTTTCAGAAGGACGCTGGATTTCCCCCTCTCTCGTGCAAAGCACAAGGTCTCCAGGCAGTACTAACCTTCCCACCGCACACAGCAGCCCCGCCCCTGTGCTCCCAGTCACCCGCACCCCAATTTCccttgggctgggggcagctgctggGTCTGAGCTCTCTGCAGAGACGTCTCTTCTCACAGAGCAGCTGCCGCTCACCACAGCAAGATAAGAGACGGGGTCAATCTGAAAAGGGAGTGGTCAGTGCTGAGAGGAGGCCCCAAACCCCCATCCTCAGCCAAGAAGGGAAAGTGTGAGAAGACCCCCTGCATCAGTGGTTCGACCagaggtacgtgtacccctgggggtacgcaggggtcttccaggggcacatcaactcatctagagatttgcctagttttacaacaagctacaggAAAAGCAGTAGTGAAGTCAGttcaaactaacatttcatacagacactgacttgtttatactgctctatgtactgtACACTGAGAAGTATTTTCAATATTTCTATTCCAattaattttataattatatggtagaaGTGAGAAAGGCAGCAGTTTGTCAGTAATAGTGGCTgtatttgtaagcaagtagtttaagtgagatgaaactgggggtacacaagatatatcagcctcctgaaaggggtacagtggtctggaaaggttgagtcACTGCTCTACATCCTCAGCCAGTGAGAGaggagccacccccccccccaatcctccTCTGGGTGCTCCTTTCCCACCCCCAaagcaggagcactggctgtgttCTCCATCCCACTCCAGGCAGCCCAGCCCTAGAGAGGGGTTGTCTCCtacagaagggtgggggcagctgAGAGTGGGTGATCTCTAGTGTTTGGGTGAGACCGTAGGGGAGCCCTGGGTctagccagggctgggattcaGCTGCTGGTTGTTCATTCACTCCATCCTCCCAGCACAAGAGGGCTCAGAGCTGCTCCTCACCCCCAGGTCCTACTGCAGCTGGTGCTGTGCCAAGGCCAGTGTATCGCAGTTAGAGAGTCTCTCACCATTTCCTGCTCACTGtcgatcccagccagggaggcgccAAGGGAGGAGCAGTTGCTCCAGCTGTAGGTCCAGTTCCCTTCAGTCTCAGAGAAATAGTAGCATTTCCCTCGGTACCCGACCCAGCCGTCCGGGCAGCAGGGCACAGCAGGGGGCCCCAGATCAGTTGACTGAAGCTTAGGTCTCGGCACTGAGAATGAGACAGTAAGATGTGGTGTGAGTGGGACCTGCCGCCCGGCCATGAGGAGAACACGGGGAGatgagcccctgagccccaggcttCTGAGACACCTCCAACCctggcaggtgctgggagggagccaggagGACACTGGGAATCCAGCCCCAGAGGGGGGTTATCTGACCCTGGCCTCACTCTCTTGGGTTCCTATTCAAGAGCTCATGCTATGAAACCCAGCACAGAGCTGGGCCCAAGCTCagtgttagagcagggggtgggcagggagctgcagagggaggggacagatatcagggtgggggtggacaataattaatagataagagatcaaattcaaaatgatttgccaGGTCTGTTACCCCGAGGAATCCTGCTAGCCTGGGGCCTGggctgcttctcccctccccctgctctgcgctcGGCTCCCCAGGAGAGGCAGGTTGAGATGAAGATGGGAACAAACTCCCTTCCCTTCACCAGACTGAACACCTGCTGCCCGGGCCCATCCAGCACAGCCAGACCTATGGTGATGGAGATGTTTGCCAGGTTATGTTTGCCTGGCAGGAAGGGACACACCCAGCCTAGGGGTGTCACACAGTTCACAGCATTTCATCCCAGGCACAAGACCAACAGTCGCATGTTCGGAGGAATAAAAGGCAGGTGAATAGCTGAGGGATGTGAAGTAATTTCAGTCAGGGACACAAAATGGCCACTAGGAGGCATCAGACCTCAAGCAATAGGAGAGGGCCTGTGACACTGACGGACCAGGAACGTTTTAACTTGATTCATCTCTTACCTAGAGCCATTTCTTCTCCCACATAGCACTGCAAGAAGGAAACTCGTTGGAAACCCTCACTGGAGCCCTGTCAATGCCCAAGAGCGCAGCACTAGGGTCACCCATGTAAACCATGAAGGAGACCTGTGAGAGGCCAGTGCAGTGGATGAGTAGCCAGAGTCAGAGTTGTTAGGGTCACTATGGTAAGAGCTGCtaacccaaataccccaagacaACCTGCTTCAACACAAAAGTAAGACCCCGCCCAAAACCGCACACCCTGAGTtatcaccccacactggaacccatggGCGGTATCATTAAACAGTTACAACACATAGTCCggggggaccacatcctgaaagaaatctttcctaaaccccctcttctggccttcaaacccTCCAACCTCATCAGAAGCAAGTTCCCCACAGATCAGGACACAACCACTCAAAGCGACACTAGACTCTGCCaggacaacagatgcaaaacctgctgTCGTATCTCCACCACTATGATTATcaacacaacacacctttcaagatccatggatcccaCACATGCCTATACAACATCTGGGGTAACCTCAGCCaatgcatcaaatgccccaacaactactatgtgggtgaaaccagacaatcataacactcttgaatgaactcagaaaaattataaaaaaaaaaaaacaaacaaaaaaccccactatCACTCATGGTTGAACACTTGTTACAAAGTAATCACTtgatatctgacctctcagtactcatcctcaaaggaaacctgcccaacaccttcaaaagacaagcctggaagcttaaagtcataactttgctagacactaagaATCCTGGACTGAGACACGGGATTTATGGCTAATTATAACAATCCGTGACCCACTAGCccccttgttttgttttatgtctgcagaggtgttaatgagcCACTCCACCGTGAATGGTCCCTCAGAATGCACGGTAATTACTGattctaaacaatctgttccaccttgtgacTCCCTGAGAACCTTtgcaagacctgaagaagagcatcTGTGTAgcccaaaagcttgtctcttgcaccagcagaagttggtccacgtGATGGGGTGTCTGCCCCACACAAGGTTGGGAGGGGTTAAATTGGTTAAATgggccaattaactgcccaggctgcacctggaggaagagccagggagcagggattgaTTAAATGAGGCACAGCCAGATGGGAAGAGAAGAGGCCTGTATAAAGCagaggagctgagagcagaaaggggctgcagggacatagACTGTGGTCACCTCTtgggaggagggagcttgggctggcaaagaaagaagaaaaagaggaagaaaaaaagaaaaaagaggaagagaaagaaaaaaaaatgtaggcaAAGCTCCAGTGATAAGcagtgttggtgtcattaggcatgactctaggtaactcaggaaggtggaaaaccacagtgttgtcagagaaaaactcagttcattctctgcctcacactatcttcgcttctacaaatctcacgtcattaggttcacagctagcctaactcttgctaactgaccgacatgcattaagatccccttcaaatccttattaattctttccctgcttccacagtgtcaatgaagcccttctgtagtaggcctgaatgaactaaagtcactccatgtctgaccaaagtgcttccatgtttatgtttgaactttaatcgacctaacaagCTAGCAACATAGAATGGAATGCGTAGCAGCTAGTTATCAGGTGCAACCCCACTCACACCGGTACTAGGAAATAATAATGAGGCCTGTATGcctctggctaaggggcaaaataacagatcaaagaaataaaacaagataactgttcacagaagagttactaatgggctaaagtggtttttgccaagtatgacttaactgcttaatgtaattgctactgcaaagtgtatttgctgcatgggagtgaaaggtggggggagagggggtaatgagaatgcttagctgaaatcattGTGGaagccaagaattaattaataaaggtttgaagggatcttaatgtatgttagctaatttaGCAGAAGTTaggatgtgaccctgcatgctgtaagataatgtggtacagagtgaattgtgtgaaaagtcattacgaccttgtgaaatgcagttttgtttttgttctagtaatgaagacaaataagatagcgaataggcttatgtataaacaaatgcaaatgtttatcttcagtgtctccaagattactaaccattgtctgctacaaaggtataaatgattgttatgaattgcttactaattgagagagatccgtccgggacaaggggcaacccagttcctatgacactctctccctcttgtgatcactagagaaattaataaagtattttgattttgctgcacccaaacaaaaagcgagaacttagtttttcttcgacatcatgtataagaagggggaaacggcttgtatcggtgtgcaggatttgagattgctatgtctcccttgcaccttatttgggctcaaataaacttttttttgcttctccaccttggtgtgtttattggagcgaagcacaccgggcaacgaaccactgttgctgtcctcgggcctctgtgccggcaacagcaGCAAGGTACAGATTAGTGCAGAGCTTGGCTAGGGTCCCTGAACTGGAACCTGGAGTACAaagcaggcccaggttccctaccagccactggggaagtggcactgggcaggcagtggagaacagATTGCCTGGTCACGAAGAGGGAGCTGGAGCTCCTGGAGAGAGAGAACAATGGGTGGAGAGACCACCAAAGGAGGAACAAAAACAATGAGGcatatatttgggcataagcttttgtgggctataatccacttcatcagatgcatggagtggaaaatacagtaggaagatctatatAACAGTACATgagaagatgggagttgccttatcaagtgGGGGGTGGtagagacaattcaattaaagtgggctattaacAGGACAAAAAGTCACTTTTGTAGTTGTAATCAGGGCGGCTCAtgtcaaacagttgacaagaaggtgtgagtaacagtaggaggCCCAGCACCTGGAAGGAGCcgatccccagagtgaccagcaGGAGGAACCCTCTGTGGTGAGTGGACCCCCATGGCAgtccagtaaaaggtattacctcacacACCCCGTCTCTAAATTTGGGAGACCATTAGGTGCTGAAGCCTTTGTGATCTAAGAACAAGCAGCCTGTGCACAAGGCATGTATTTCCCTACAGATAATGGTGCAGAGCCATGCACTCATGTACATGGAATGGAGCAGAGCAGTCCATGCATAAGACATTTTATGACATCTCTTCAGTGTATAATTTGTATCACTCATTTTAGGGAGTAGCTGCAGCTGAGAGCAGCACAATTTCAAACTTCACAGCCTCTGCAAAGTACTGGATATGTGAACTGTGTAGGcccccagggaggggctgccaggcCTACTAGGCCCCTTTAAATATTGCACAACAGCAATACAGCAAGGAGCTTTCAGTTCTGGGGCCTCTAACTGGTGCCACCTTCGCCCGGTGTCCCCATTGCAAAATGCTACAGGTTCTGGGGTGCTCCCTGCACCTGTATGTGCACAACCCCAAACTCACAGGTGCTGCCTTGCACTGTGTGAGCCAATGCTGCCCATTCCAACAGCCTGTCGTtacagcagggagctgggagtaGGGCCTACCGATAGCAGGGCAGTTTGCACCAGTGCACTCTGGGTGAGATAGTTACACCAGTGcacacccctggtgtagatgcacTGGAACCAGAGCGAGCCATGCAGCAACTTATTGCTGTGAACTGCACCAGCTTGTCTACATTAGCAGTTTGTACCAATTCACCTCCACTGACATTACATCAGCACAGAGGATTCCTAATGCAGGCAGACCTGGATTCAACCCCCTCTGCCAGCGCTAAACCCTCCTGGGATCCAGtgatccaatcccagggaaagagagaaatcCCCTGCTGGGAGCATGTCACAGCACCCTCTTCCCCAGGCTACTGGGCAGATACAGCAGGGTTCACATTCACCACGAACAGCCGCCCTCTGCACTAACATGCACTGTCGGTGCAAACCGGGGGAGTGAATGGAGCTAAGGGACCCTTCACTGCCACAGTCCTCAAGGGGTGAGTTTCAATGCTGCAATAAGGAGGTGTCGACACTGAATTCTGTGGCTCATTTCAGCCCGGCCCTGGGCATGACCCAGCAATGCAGGAAGGCCTGGCTGGTACCTCAGGGTGacaggctgcaggcagagggctcaTTGTTGCTCTGAATCTTGTCCCCTCAACCACCCCCAGGAAGTGACTGCTCATGGGGCATGGCAAAGGGGACCTAGGCCCAAAGTGCTGCAAGTTCTGCGGGTGGCAGCTAACATGGATCCGCTCATCCCGACGCACAGAGAGAGGCCTCACATGCgggtctctgggagggagcgggagaaGGGTCTGCAAGGAACATCCTCCAGGAATCCTCTGGCCCAGCTGCTGAAGCGAGACAGGCCATGAGGAGAGACTGACTACGGTAGCTCCAGGGAGGGAAagacagggcgggggggggggagggcactggaaATTCACCTGCCAGACGAGCGATGGCAGCGATCAGAACCAAGGACACGGAGGTGAGGACAACAGCTACGATGATGGTACGTGCTTTGTGTGTCTTGCAGTTACGAGGAGGTTCTGAAACACAAAGACCCGTCAGGCCGGGCCGTGAGGACACGTCTCACTGACagcaccagggctggagctgccctAGAACATGCCCCGTTCTGTCGATGGCTCCTTCCCTCAGAcgctctgggagaggagcccggaggctcaggcaggctggggctggcagaacagtccctccttcccctcagcccagcaccctccccgggcacccccagccaggctgtcaCGGGGCCTGGTGAGCTCAGGGGCACAGAGACAAGGACCCACATGTTCTGCTGGCAGGAGCTCAAGCTGCCCCAATAcccacccttgctctgccccctGCCGAGCGCTGGCTGGGCCCACACTGCCGAGTGCACCTGTCCCCACACACTGGGGTCTCacactggccacacacagcagAAGGGGGGAGGATgaaccaggcagagctgggccagggctgtccCAGGGGGTCTGACACACCCAGCCCAAAAGGCCCCTGCACAGCCCCACGAGCACCGCTGTGTGCGCCAGGCAGCAGCTGTGAGCTGGGATCGGTGCCCTGAGAGCCCCTGGGGGAgatccagtccctgctgcccacagacGGGGGGTTGCTGGGCACTggctgctgccactgagaacatgGCCCCATGTGGGGCAGCCTCAgggtctctctccagcctggtccCAGGCAGCGACACCCCATTACCTGGCTCCCCGACAGTCTCCTGCTGTCCACTGTCACCATTACGGTACCCCCACTGCAGCGGCATTTCACTCTCAGCAGCCCCAGTTGCTGACTCCATTGTCTCTCTTGGCGACACTCAGGCTACAGATGCTGCTGCCAATGCTGGGCTGGGATCAGATCCTCTGTCTGACTGGGTCCAATTCAGCGGCAGCAGTGAGgccaagctggggcagggatcctgACCCTGGCTCACGCTCCCTGTTCTGGACTCTCCAGCCAATGTGGAAGCTGAAACAGACCAAGCAGGGTGATTTGTGGTTTCTCATTCCCTGCCCAGCAGCCCAACTCCCTGCTAGAGGTGGTGCCATGATGATTAAACCCCCTTAGCCTCATTGGCCCCTACACCGCAAAGGGCTTTAGAGACCTAATCTGCTACAGGCCCCACCCACcaggaaggcgggggggggggggagaagagatatGGTTGCCAGGTACCTGGTTTTCAACCAAAAGTCCAATTAGCCACAGCAGCCAGCTCCACAGCAAGATgttcctctggctcctaggcgcaggggcagccagggggctccgcacactgcccctacctTCAGCGCGAGCATCAACCCCACAGCTCACATTgaccaggaaccacagccaatgggagcagtgggggcagcacctgcagacaggggcagtgcacagagactccctggctgcccctaggagccagaggcatAGGCGGtaggttatatctgtgtgcggtgcTCGAGCCCTGGCCCCCGGGGCACTGCCAGCGGGCCCGGGGGCGCTGTAAACTTCTGTTTACATTTAAAGACACGTTCGGAATGGAATGTAAACAGAAGTTCTGTTTACATTTAAAGACACGTTCGGAATGGAATGTAAACAGAACTTCTGTTTACATTTAAAGACACGTTCGGAATGGAATGTAAACAGAAGTTCTGTTTACATTTAAAGACACGTTCGGAATGGAATGTAAACAGAAGTTCTGTTTACATTCCATTCCGAACGTGTCTTTAAGGACATTCCGACTCATATTTAGCAGCAGATCTCAGTGTGCAATGTCTCTCTGCTAAGTGAGTTCTGCTTCGCCAAATCTTGACAGGCAGTGAGCTGAGAGCTCTCTCTCTTAGTGGTTATTGCAGACagatcagtcacacacacattgcaCTGTGCTATCCAGGCTGAACTTTGAAGCAACTGCCCTGGTCAGAGCCTGTGCTCCAGTGCGCATGTCAACATTTCAGAAGCACCAGTCTTGTTACACAGTGACCTTGGGGCACACTGTGGGGTGCAGCACGGCCCCCCCTTGCACTGTTTCTGGAGTACAGTCAGTGGAGGTGCACAGTCCCACACACATGTGCCATGATCCCACAGCACAGTCATTACAGGGAGCATAGCCCCCCCGACCTGCATTTATCCCAGGGTGCAGTCACTCTGGGGTGCCTTGCCCCCCATCCAGGGGCGGCTGTAGGAATCCGGCAGCCCCAAGCaaggcggcatgccgcagggggcacgctgccgggcgccggtcccgcggctccaggggacctcttgcagacttgcctgtggaggggccactggtcccgtggctccagtggacctcccgcaggcatgactgcagaaggtccgccggagccgcctgccgccctgctggcaaaatgctgccccacgagcgcgcttggcgcgctggggtctagagtcggccctgcccccatctcacTGATCCTGGGGTGCAGTCAGtgtttcaccccaacccctgccctattcTGCCCACCCTGATTCCTGGCTGCAGTCTATGACAGTGCCTCCCATAAGACTTTATGGAAATatacttatgaatgtatatatgacataactggaatatgttttatgcgaCATATGTCATGTAACATAtatctgtaaaggttatgatctactgaatctattcatcctatttgtatgcatgtatcatttttgtatttgaagttatgaatattggctgtgtactggcttgattttaaataaccttagtaaggcatttggtcagcttctttagaaaggaatttgcaaagttaagtgcccaatcaagaaccacctaagccaacaatgaacttgaagatgccaatccacatctgagctttcccaggaatgtggcttggctggtaaaaacTGTTGAGTCCTGCATGTACATGTGAGTTGCCcgggtgactccagaactccatcttggagctggactttgcataggagagaagtgggggtctccacccacaaaggAGATTCTATTCAAGCCCatgggagactcctgcattttgtcttcagctggctaaagagagagcctctccacccctaaagatacctgaaagaaagtggaacaaaggacagtaaccactgGGGTATGagcgattgctggacccagactagaaggaggctagtctgtaaaacaaagcttactggaactgttgaggtttttatctgtattcagttgtattactgtactggacctacacttgcgtgttttattttattttgcttggtaactcacTTTGTTCACTGTGTAACAAGACTGGTGCTTCTGAAATGTTGACATGCGCACTGGAGCACAGGCTCTGACCAGGGCAGTTGCTTCAAATTTCAGCCTGGATAGCACAGtgcaatgtgtgtgtgactgatctGTCTGCAATAACCACTAAGAGAGAGAGCTCTTAGCTCGCTGCCTGTCAAGATTTGGCGAAGCAGAACTCACTTAGCAGAGAGACATTGCACACTTAGATCTGCTGCTAAATATGAGTCGGAATGTCCTTAAAGACACGTTCGGAATGGAATGTAAACAGAACTTCTGTTTACATTTAAAGACACGTTCGGAATGGAATGTAAACAGAACTTCTGTTTACATTTAAAGACACGTTCGGAATGGAATGTAAACAGAAGTTCTGTTTacatttagaagcagcaaagaaagggtatcacccacgaaagctcatgctgcaaaacttctgttagtctataaggtgccacaggattctttgctgcttctacagaaccagactaacacggctacccctctgatactgtttaCATTTAAAGACACGTTCGGAATGGAATGTAAACAGAAGTTCTGTTTACATTTAAAGACACGTTCGGAATGGAATGTAAACAGAAGTTCTGTTTACATTCCATTCCGAACGTGTCTTTAAGGACATTCCGACTCATATTTAGCAGCAGATCTCAGTGTGCAATGTCTCTCTGCTAAGTGAGTTCTGCTTCGCCAAATCTTGACAGGCAGCGAGCTAAGAGCTCTCTCTCTTAGTGGTTATTGCAGACagatcagtcacacacacattgcaCTGTGCTATCCAGGCTGAACTTTGAAGCAACTGCCCTGGTCAGAGCCTGTGCTCCAGTGCCCATGTCAACATTTCAGAAGCACCAGTCTTGTTACACAGTGACCTTGGGGCACACTGTGGGGTGCAGCACGGCCCCCCCTTGCACTGTTTCTGGAGTACAGTCAGTGGAGGTGCACAGTCCCACACACATGTGCCATGATCCCACAGCACAGTCATTACAGGGAGCATAGCCCCCCCGACCTGCATTTATCCCAGGGTGCAGTCACTCTGGGGTGCCTTGCCCCCCATCCAGGGGCGGCTGTAGGAATCCGgcagccccaagcagggcggcatgccgcagggggcatgctgccgggcgccggtcccgcggctcaggggacctcttgcagacttgcctgtggaggggccactggtcccgtggctccggtggacctcccgcaggcatgactgcagaaggtccgccggagccgcctgccgccctgctggcaaaatgctgccccacgagcgcgcttggcgcgctggtgtctagagtcggccctgcccccatctcacTGATCCTGGGGTGCAGTCAGtgtttcaccccaacccctgccctattcTGCCCACCCTGATTCCTGGCTGCAGTCTGTGACAGTGCCTCCCATAAGACTTTATGGAAATatacttatgaatgtatatatgacataactggaatatgttttatgtgaCATATGTCatataacatatctctgtaaaggttatgatctactgaatctattcatcctatttgtatgcatgtatcatttttgtatttgaagttatgaatattggctttgtactggcttgattttaaataaccttagtaaggcatttggtcagcctctttagaaaggaatttgcaaagttaagtgcccaatcaagaaccacctaagccaacaatgaacttgaagatgccaatccacatctgagctttcccaggaatgtggcttggctggtaaaaacTGTTGAGTCCTGCATGTACATGTGAGTTGCCcgggtgactccagaactccatcttggagctggactttgcataggagggaagtgggggtctccacccacaaaggAGATTCTATTCAAGCCCatgggagactcctgcattttgtcttcagctggctaaagagatagcctctccacccctaaagatacctgaaagaaactggaacaaaggacagtaaccactgGGGTATGagcgattgctggacccagactagaaggaggctagtctgtaaaacaaagcttactggaactgttgaggtttttatctgtattcagttgtattactgtactggacctacacttgcgtgttttattttattttgcttggtaactcactttgttctgtctgtcactacttggaaccacttcaaTCCTACATTCTGTATTCAATAAAAtccctttttacttattaattaacccagagtatgtattaatacctgggggagcaaacagctgtgcatctctctctatcagtgttatagagggcgaacaatctATGAGTTTACcgtgcataagctttatacagagtaaaacgggtttatttagggtttggatcccattgggagttgagcttctgagtgttaaagacaggaacacgtcTGTAACTTGCTTTCAattaaacctgcagctttgggggcatgtggatcagaccctgggtctgtgctggagcagacgggagtgtctggctcagcaagacagggtgctggagtcccaggctggcagggaaagcaggggtagaagtagtcttggcacatcaggtggcagctcccaggggggtttctgtgatccaacccatcacacagtCACTCTGCGGTAGGTGTTAAAATGATATAAACA containing:
- the LOC120394477 gene encoding C-type lectin domain family 2 member D-like — its product is MGPCSQWQQPVPSNPPSVGSRDWISPRGSQGTDPSSQLLPGAHSGAQPPRNCKTHKARTIIVAVVLTSVSLVLIAAIARLAVPRPKLQSTDLGPPAVPCCPDGWVGYRGKCYYFSETEGNWTYSWSNCSSLGASLAGIDSEQEMMFLLRYKGVHDHWIGLQKEQGQPWKWTNGTEFNLLFRIRGGSDCAYLNDKKGVSSSRCYMGRRWICSKPEVYVMGKGTHWKGAPK